In one Candidatus Zixiibacteriota bacterium genomic region, the following are encoded:
- the hypD gene encoding hydrogenase formation protein HypD has translation MKYLDEFRDPIAARAMLEKISVAASREWTIMEVCGGQTHSILKNGLDRLLPRRINILHGPGCPVCVTPIEMIDRAIEIAQRPGVILCSFGDMLRVPGSRRDLLSVKAEGGQVRTVYSPLDALEMARKNRDLEIVFFAIGFETTAPVNAAAVYQAATEHLDNFSILSAQVLVPPAIEVILNSEDCRVNGFLAAGHVCAITGYSDYEELVENYHTPFVITGFEPLDILQGIYMTVVMLEEGRPAVNNQYRRVVRRDGNPEAKRLMGKVFERVDRKWRGLGNIPGSGLGLRAEYAAFDAARKFGLEQYEKEEAGECISGLILQGLKKPFDCPAFSERCTPEHPLGATMVSSEGACAAYYHYSLTEFQRIKKNRNE, from the coding sequence ATGAAATATCTCGATGAATTTCGCGACCCCATCGCGGCCCGGGCCATGCTGGAGAAAATATCGGTTGCGGCCTCGCGGGAATGGACAATAATGGAAGTATGCGGCGGCCAGACTCATTCCATCCTGAAAAACGGCCTGGACCGGCTTCTGCCCCGCCGGATCAATATCCTGCACGGTCCGGGTTGCCCGGTTTGTGTGACTCCGATCGAGATGATCGACCGGGCGATCGAGATCGCTCAGCGGCCCGGGGTCATTCTTTGTTCTTTCGGCGATATGCTTCGGGTTCCCGGCAGTCGGCGCGACCTGCTTTCGGTCAAGGCCGAGGGAGGACAGGTACGGACGGTATATTCACCGCTCGATGCCCTGGAGATGGCCCGGAAAAACCGCGATCTCGAGATTGTCTTTTTCGCCATCGGATTCGAAACGACCGCCCCGGTTAATGCCGCCGCGGTTTATCAGGCGGCAACCGAACACCTCGATAATTTTTCCATCCTCTCGGCCCAAGTGCTGGTCCCGCCGGCAATCGAGGTTATCTTGAATTCGGAGGACTGCCGGGTCAATGGATTTTTGGCGGCGGGGCATGTGTGCGCCATTACCGGATACTCCGATTATGAAGAACTGGTCGAGAATTACCATACCCCGTTTGTCATCACCGGGTTCGAACCGCTGGATATTCTCCAGGGAATTTATATGACGGTGGTCATGCTCGAAGAAGGACGACCGGCGGTAAATAATCAGTATCGCCGAGTGGTCAGAAGGGATGGCAACCCGGAGGCCAAAAGACTGATGGGGAAGGTATTCGAAAGAGTGGATCGAAAATGGCGCGGGCTGGGGAATATTCCCGGAAGCGGGCTGGGACTCAGGGCCGAATACGCCGCCTTTGACGCCGCCCGCAAATTCGGACTGGAGCAGTACGAAAAAGAGGAAGCCGGGGAATGTATAAGCGGGTTGATTCTGCAGGGATTGAAGAAACCATTCGACTGTCCGGCTTTCTCCGAGCGATGCACCCCGGAACATCCCCTCGGAGCAACCATGGTTTCATCGGAAGGTGCCTGCGCCGCGTATTACCATTACTCACTGACAGAATTCCAGCGAATCAAGAAAAACCGAAACGAATGA
- a CDS encoding FAD/NAD(P)-binding protein, with the protein MASKSEKLIEVVSDDPMLARPFTIRRVIKESHDTFSMELEKPSGRKDFNFLPGQFNMLYVYGIGEVPISISGDPTMPRTLVHTTRAVGTVTKAMWNLKVGESIGVRGPYGTAWPAAESEGSDVVLITGGIGLAPLRPVIYYLLANRGKYGKIVLLYGARTPEDILYVKQLEKWRARFDLEIHLTVDRATGAWHGNVGVVTQLIKRSPFDPLNCVAMVCGPEVMMRFTVMELEKRGVTEDRIYISMERNMKCGIGLCGHCQLGSSFVCKDGPVYRFTDIKDKFTKREM; encoded by the coding sequence ATGGCCTCAAAAAGTGAAAAACTGATAGAAGTGGTTTCCGATGACCCGATGCTGGCCAGACCCTTTACAATCCGACGGGTTATCAAGGAATCGCACGATACCTTTTCGATGGAGCTGGAGAAACCATCCGGGCGGAAAGATTTCAATTTTCTGCCGGGGCAGTTCAATATGCTCTATGTGTATGGAATCGGCGAAGTTCCGATCTCGATCAGCGGCGATCCTACCATGCCCAGGACGCTGGTGCATACCACCCGGGCGGTGGGAACGGTGACCAAGGCTATGTGGAATTTGAAGGTCGGTGAGAGTATCGGCGTTCGGGGCCCGTACGGGACGGCCTGGCCGGCGGCGGAATCGGAGGGCAGTGATGTCGTTTTGATCACCGGCGGGATCGGCCTGGCGCCGCTTCGTCCGGTCATATACTATCTCCTGGCCAACCGCGGGAAGTACGGCAAGATCGTGCTTCTTTACGGCGCCCGGACCCCGGAAGACATCCTGTATGTGAAGCAGCTCGAGAAATGGCGCGCCCGTTTCGATCTTGAAATCCATCTTACGGTCGATCGGGCCACCGGTGCATGGCATGGTAATGTCGGGGTCGTGACCCAGTTGATCAAACGGTCGCCGTTCGATCCGCTCAACTGCGTGGCCATGGTGTGCGGACCGGAGGTCATGATGCGTTTCACGGTCATGGAGTTGGAAAAGCGGGGAGTAACGGAGGATCGGATTTATATTTCCATGGAAAGAAATATGAAATGCGGGATCGGCCTGTGCGGGCACTGCCAGCTGGGTTCATCGTTCGTCTGCAAGGACGGTCCGGTGTATCGATTCACCGACATCAAAGACAAATTCACCAAGCGGGAAATGTGA
- the hypF gene encoding carbamoyltransferase HypF, whose translation MDEYRKSSIGAEVDNRVVVRLGLDIKGIVQGVGFRPFVYRLATDMGLGGRVNNSPRGVRIEIEGSRSILDKFIHRLKTEHPIHAAIETIDTAEIPSNGETAFSVRESDESGSRTALVLPDLAICPDCLKDIFDPDNRRYHYPFTNCTNCGPRYSIIETLPYDRARTTMKVFPMCEECRKEYENPSDRRFHAQPNACPKCGPHLELWDRGGHILETGHDCLTAAAAAIADGQIVALKGLGGFQLLADASKEPAVAELRRRKGRQQKPLALMCPDFETIGEICEVSEIEEKLLRSYRAPIVLLKRTIGAESTVIAASVAPDNPYLGVMLPYTPLHHLLMAELGIPVVATSGNLSEEPICIDEHEALVRLGSIGDLFIMHNRPIARQVDDSVVRVMAGVETVIRNARGYAPTSIRLSGPARSILAVGAHLKNSIALSDGNRVYLSQHIGDLSSRAAYEAMTGTIASLARIYDLKPKQTVCDLHPDYLSSQYALSLNLEHHKVQHHYAHVLACMIDNELEGKVLGVSWDGTGLGSDGTVWGGEFLRADREGFIRVAHLKTIRLPGGDRAAIEPRRSALGALYEIYGERLFEMTGTIPLGEFDEADRVILRKMLSGRINSPLTSSAGRLFDAVSSLLGICQINNYEGQAAMMLEYITAEVTESGVYPFEVSGSEEPYIIDWRPSLVSLLNDLAKAVPRPVIAARFHNTLAGMIVDVAKLCGENNIILTGGCFQNKYLLEKTVDQLEIEGFKVFRHRRIPPNDGGIAAGQILAAIKSKPENK comes from the coding sequence ATGGACGAATACCGAAAAAGCAGTATCGGGGCTGAGGTGGACAATCGGGTAGTTGTACGACTGGGGCTGGATATCAAGGGAATTGTCCAGGGAGTCGGCTTTCGGCCGTTCGTGTACCGCCTGGCGACCGACATGGGTCTCGGCGGCCGGGTCAATAATTCCCCCCGGGGAGTGAGAATCGAGATTGAGGGTTCCCGGTCGATCCTGGATAAGTTCATACACCGGCTCAAAACCGAGCATCCGATCCATGCCGCAATCGAAACCATCGACACGGCAGAAATACCTTCCAACGGCGAGACGGCTTTCAGTGTCAGGGAAAGCGACGAATCCGGTTCTCGGACGGCCCTGGTTCTTCCCGATCTGGCAATCTGCCCCGATTGCCTGAAAGACATATTCGACCCTGATAACCGGCGGTACCATTACCCGTTCACTAACTGCACCAACTGCGGTCCGCGGTACAGCATTATCGAAACCCTGCCGTACGACCGCGCCCGGACGACGATGAAAGTTTTTCCGATGTGCGAGGAATGCCGGAAGGAGTACGAAAACCCATCGGACCGGCGATTCCACGCCCAGCCGAATGCCTGTCCCAAATGCGGACCGCATCTGGAACTATGGGATCGGGGCGGGCATATTCTGGAAACCGGGCATGATTGCCTGACCGCCGCCGCGGCGGCTATTGCCGACGGGCAGATTGTGGCATTAAAAGGACTGGGAGGATTTCAGCTTCTGGCCGATGCCTCGAAGGAGCCTGCGGTGGCGGAATTACGACGGCGAAAGGGCCGCCAGCAAAAACCGCTGGCTTTGATGTGTCCTGATTTCGAGACGATCGGGGAAATATGCGAGGTGTCGGAGATAGAGGAAAAATTACTGCGTTCATACCGGGCGCCGATTGTTCTGCTGAAGCGAACGATCGGTGCTGAATCGACGGTCATTGCCGCATCCGTGGCCCCGGATAATCCTTATCTGGGCGTGATGCTTCCCTACACGCCGCTGCACCATCTTCTCATGGCGGAACTCGGGATACCGGTGGTGGCTACCAGCGGCAACCTGTCCGAAGAGCCGATCTGTATCGACGAACATGAAGCGCTGGTGCGTCTCGGCTCCATTGGCGATCTGTTCATCATGCACAACCGACCGATTGCCCGGCAGGTCGATGATTCGGTGGTTCGGGTGATGGCGGGCGTGGAAACAGTCATCCGCAATGCCCGGGGATATGCTCCGACCAGCATCCGGCTGTCGGGACCGGCCCGGTCGATTCTGGCGGTGGGAGCGCATCTGAAGAACAGCATTGCCCTGAGTGATGGAAACCGCGTGTATTTAAGCCAGCATATCGGTGATCTGTCGTCCCGCGCCGCATATGAGGCCATGACCGGCACCATTGCCTCGCTGGCCCGGATATATGATCTGAAACCGAAACAGACGGTGTGCGATTTGCATCCCGATTACCTCTCCTCGCAGTACGCTCTTTCTCTCAACCTGGAGCATCATAAGGTCCAGCATCACTATGCCCATGTCCTTGCGTGTATGATCGATAACGAACTGGAAGGAAAAGTCCTGGGCGTATCCTGGGACGGAACCGGGCTGGGCAGTGACGGCACGGTCTGGGGCGGAGAATTTCTCCGGGCCGACCGGGAGGGATTCATTCGAGTTGCCCATCTGAAGACAATTCGTTTACCTGGCGGCGACCGGGCCGCCATAGAACCGCGCCGGTCAGCGCTGGGGGCGCTGTATGAAATTTACGGCGAGCGGCTGTTCGAAATGACCGGGACGATTCCGCTCGGGGAATTCGATGAAGCCGACCGCGTTATTTTAAGGAAAATGCTATCCGGGCGGATCAATTCGCCCCTGACTTCAAGCGCCGGACGGTTGTTCGATGCCGTCTCCTCGCTTCTGGGTATCTGCCAGATCAACAATTACGAGGGGCAGGCGGCCATGATGCTGGAATATATTACCGCGGAGGTGACCGAATCGGGCGTATATCCTTTTGAAGTTTCCGGGTCAGAAGAACCATACATCATTGACTGGCGGCCGAGTCTGGTTTCTCTTCTTAATGATCTGGCCAAGGCGGTGCCGAGACCGGTGATCGCCGCCCGGTTTCATAACACTCTGGCGGGTATGATTGTCGATGTTGCCAAATTATGCGGGGAGAATAATATTATCTTGACCGGCGGCTGTTTTCAGAATAAATACCTGTTGGAGAAAACGGTGGATCAACTGGAAATCGAGGGGTTTAAGGTTTTCCGACATCGGCGGATCCCACCCAATGACGGCGGTATCGCCGCCGGGCAAATTCTGGCGGCCATAAAAAGCAAACCGGAGAATAAATAA
- a CDS encoding 4Fe-4S dicluster domain-containing protein, with protein sequence MPENKYIIIERGDFGSLFEVLKKKGYTLTGPTVRSNAVVYDDLSSVDDLPIGWTDKQDGGYYRLVRDKHDLLFGYVVGPQSWKKFIYPPRRLLYEAKKAGHRYNPLPMEEIQVTRRALIGVRPCELQALAINDKVLTQGPYADPYYQKQRANLFIVAVNCVRPGGTCFCASMGTGPKAESGYDLVLTEVFDSGKHYFLAEAGSNSGRGLLNDITGRPADESEISQAEQAVAEAVNRMGRKVDTRDLKTVLENNFDHPHWEEITKRCLTCGNCTSVCPTCFCVNVEDTTSLGGETAQRWRRWDSCYNVDFSYIHGGSIRATETSRHRQWVMHKMSYWHDQFGTSGCVGCGRCITWCPVGIDITEEVRKILGGE encoded by the coding sequence ATGCCAGAAAATAAATATATTATTATTGAACGTGGGGACTTCGGTTCCCTTTTTGAAGTACTGAAGAAGAAAGGGTACACCCTTACCGGACCGACCGTAAGAAGCAATGCGGTTGTTTACGATGATCTTTCATCGGTCGATGATCTTCCGATCGGGTGGACAGATAAACAGGATGGGGGGTATTACCGGCTGGTCAGGGATAAGCATGACCTTTTGTTCGGTTATGTGGTCGGACCTCAAAGCTGGAAGAAATTTATCTATCCGCCGCGCCGGTTGCTCTACGAGGCTAAAAAAGCCGGGCATCGTTATAATCCGCTTCCGATGGAGGAAATCCAGGTTACCCGGCGGGCGCTGATCGGGGTCCGCCCGTGTGAACTCCAGGCTCTGGCCATCAACGATAAAGTATTGACCCAAGGACCCTATGCCGACCCGTACTACCAGAAACAGCGGGCCAACCTGTTTATCGTGGCGGTCAACTGCGTCCGCCCGGGCGGGACATGTTTCTGCGCCTCAATGGGAACCGGTCCGAAAGCCGAATCCGGTTATGACCTGGTGTTGACGGAAGTGTTTGACTCCGGGAAGCATTATTTTTTGGCCGAGGCGGGCAGTAATTCCGGGCGCGGTCTGTTGAATGATATTACCGGGCGGCCGGCTGACGAGAGCGAAATCAGTCAGGCCGAGCAGGCTGTGGCCGAGGCGGTCAACCGGATGGGTCGCAAGGTCGACACCCGGGATTTGAAAACGGTGCTGGAAAATAATTTCGATCATCCCCACTGGGAGGAGATCACCAAGCGGTGTTTGACCTGCGGAAACTGCACTTCGGTCTGCCCGACTTGTTTCTGCGTCAATGTCGAGGATACAACCAGTCTCGGCGGGGAGACGGCGCAACGCTGGCGCCGTTGGGATTCGTGCTATAATGTTGATTTTTCCTATATTCACGGAGGCAGTATTCGCGCCACGGAAACTTCGCGTCACCGCCAATGGGTGATGCATAAAATGTCCTACTGGCATGACCAGTTCGGGACATCGGGCTGTGTCGGTTGCGGGCGGTGTATCACCTGGTGCCCGGTTGGAATCGATATCACCGAGGAAGTCCGCAAAATCCTCGGCGGGGAGTGA
- a CDS encoding cyclic nucleotide-binding domain-containing protein, translating to MENLERILSEHPFLEGMSQKHIELLVGCASNVVFKAGEFIFREGEPADNFYFIRHGRVLVETHVPQKGPIVIRSRAEGEIFGWSWMVPPYKWHFDARATELTRAITLDGKCLRTKCEEDHDLGYEIMKRFALVIAERLEATRLQLMDIYGNGLKK from the coding sequence ATGGAAAATCTGGAACGAATCCTGTCCGAGCATCCCTTTCTCGAGGGGATGAGCCAGAAACATATTGAGCTTCTGGTAGGCTGTGCTTCCAATGTGGTTTTCAAGGCCGGCGAATTCATATTCCGCGAGGGAGAGCCGGCGGACAATTTTTATTTCATCCGTCACGGACGGGTGCTGGTAGAAACCCATGTTCCCCAGAAGGGTCCGATTGTCATACGGTCCCGCGCCGAGGGCGAGATCTTCGGGTGGTCGTGGATGGTGCCGCCGTACAAATGGCATTTCGATGCCCGCGCGACGGAACTAACCCGGGCAATTACCCTTGACGGCAAATGCCTGCGGACCAAATGCGAAGAGGATCATGATCTGGGATACGAAATAATGAAGCGGTTTGCCCTGGTTATCGCCGAACGGCTCGAGGCAACCCGCCTGCAACTTATGGATATTTACGGCAATGGCCTCAAAAAGTGA
- a CDS encoding hydrogenase maturation protease, with translation MKSPAPVVVIGIGNDFRSDDVAGLFIARKIRESALEGVRVIEGVSDGTSLIDAWNEAKTAVVIDCVVSGAKPGHIYRFEPLHEDLPAEYFIGYSTHAFSVAESIKLARALGQLPNRLVVYGIEGGVFKTGSGMSAEVAEAADNLVKQIASEIENFKT, from the coding sequence ATGAAAAGTCCTGCGCCCGTGGTTGTTATCGGAATCGGGAATGATTTCCGTTCCGATGATGTCGCGGGGCTTTTTATTGCCCGAAAAATCCGTGAATCGGCACTTGAAGGGGTCCGGGTGATTGAAGGGGTCAGCGATGGCACCTCACTCATCGACGCCTGGAACGAAGCCAAAACGGCAGTGGTTATTGATTGCGTTGTATCGGGGGCCAAGCCGGGTCATATTTACCGATTTGAACCTCTCCACGAGGATCTTCCCGCAGAATATTTCATCGGCTATTCGACCCATGCTTTCAGCGTGGCCGAGAGTATCAAACTGGCGCGCGCGCTGGGACAATTGCCGAACCGGCTGGTTGTCTATGGAATCGAGGGCGGTGTATTTAAGACCGGAAGCGGGATGTCGGCCGAGGTGGCAGAGGCGGCCGACAATCTGGTAAAGCAAATCGCCTCGGAAATCGAGAATTTTAAAACCTAG
- the hypE gene encoding hydrogenase expression/formation protein HypE gives MAEENNKATGCPLPLSNYPRILLAHGGGGRLMHQLIDEIFRASFDNPDLETGHDGAILGWSGNKLVFTTDSYVVDPLFFPGGDIGMLAVYGTVNDLAMCGARPRYLSASFIIEEGLPVETLRMVAESMHRAAVEAGIAIVTGDTKVVEHGHGHGVFINTAGAGSLEHDRYIHPSKVVPGDVVIINGDIGRHGIAVMSAREGMQFETEIESDLAPLAATVARLMENGVEIHCLRDLTRGGLATGLIEIAQTGKVSVVIEEKSIPVSGPVRGACEMLGYDPLYIANEGRFVCLVPEKDSGRTIEIMRSLSWPATIIGRVGEGQLGLVTMIGAIGAERIIDMLSGEQLPRIC, from the coding sequence ATGGCCGAGGAAAACAATAAAGCGACCGGATGCCCGTTGCCTTTGAGCAATTACCCCAGAATCCTTCTGGCCCATGGCGGAGGCGGGCGGCTGATGCACCAGTTGATCGATGAAATTTTTCGCGCCTCTTTTGATAATCCTGATCTGGAAACCGGTCATGACGGGGCCATTCTGGGTTGGTCGGGTAACAAGCTGGTGTTCACGACCGATTCATATGTGGTTGATCCATTATTTTTCCCCGGCGGTGATATCGGGATGCTGGCCGTTTACGGCACAGTCAACGATCTGGCCATGTGCGGGGCCCGCCCGCGCTATCTGAGTGCTTCCTTTATAATCGAGGAAGGCCTTCCGGTCGAAACACTTCGGATGGTGGCCGAGTCGATGCATCGGGCCGCGGTCGAGGCCGGGATCGCGATTGTTACCGGCGATACCAAGGTAGTGGAACACGGTCATGGACACGGGGTATTCATCAACACGGCCGGGGCGGGAAGTCTTGAGCATGATCGGTACATACATCCATCGAAAGTCGTTCCCGGTGATGTTGTAATTATCAACGGGGATATCGGCCGTCATGGAATCGCGGTCATGTCGGCCCGAGAGGGGATGCAATTTGAAACCGAGATCGAAAGCGATCTGGCGCCGCTGGCCGCGACGGTGGCACGATTGATGGAAAATGGGGTTGAGATTCATTGCCTCCGGGATTTGACCCGGGGCGGGCTGGCCACCGGGTTGATTGAAATCGCACAGACCGGTAAAGTCTCAGTGGTTATTGAGGAAAAATCGATTCCGGTTTCGGGACCGGTCCGGGGTGCGTGCGAGATGCTGGGCTATGATCCGTTGTATATCGCCAACGAGGGACGGTTTGTCTGTCTGGTCCCGGAGAAGGATTCCGGCAGGACAATCGAGATTATGCGCTCCCTGTCATGGCCGGCAACCATCATCGGCCGGGTTGGTGAGGGGCAACTGGGGCTGGTGACGATGATCGGCGCCATCGGGGCGGAACGGATAATCGATATGCTCAGCGGGGAACAGTTGCCGCGCATCTGCTAA
- a CDS encoding Ni/Fe hydrogenase subunit alpha: MKSKIIKVDYLARVEGEGRFFVKIKNDAVADVKFSIFEPPRFFEAFLRDRRFTEAPDITARICGICPIAYQMSSVHAMEMACGVKVDGPLRQLRRLIYCGEWIESHALHVYMLHAPDFLGYEDAIQMAKDYPDLVKQGLKLKKIGNDLVILLGGREIHPISVRVGGFYRVPTKKELRTMVEPLKWALEAALETVKVTATLTFPDLERDYEFVSLSHPDEYPFNEGRVVSSKGIDIEVSEFLNHFEEIHVEHSTSLQGKVIERDDYLAGPMARYSNNFEKLTPKAKKAAKESGLGKVCNNPFKSIIVRAVEMVFACEEALRIIKQYEMPEKPYIEVPPREGIGHGCSEAPRGLLYHRYKIDDGGNILEARIIPPTSQNQKAIEKDLCAFVEKNLHLSDEKLTWHCEQAIRNYDPCISCSCHFLKLKIDRS; the protein is encoded by the coding sequence ATGAAAAGTAAGATAATCAAAGTCGATTACCTGGCCCGGGTCGAGGGAGAGGGTCGGTTTTTTGTCAAGATAAAGAACGATGCCGTGGCCGATGTCAAATTCTCGATCTTCGAACCACCGCGTTTTTTCGAGGCTTTTCTGCGCGACCGGAGATTTACCGAGGCTCCCGATATTACGGCCCGGATATGCGGAATCTGTCCTATCGCCTACCAGATGAGTTCGGTGCACGCCATGGAAATGGCCTGCGGCGTGAAAGTTGATGGACCGCTAAGGCAGTTGCGGCGGCTGATTTACTGCGGCGAGTGGATCGAATCGCACGCCCTGCATGTGTACATGCTTCACGCCCCCGATTTCCTGGGGTACGAAGACGCCATCCAGATGGCCAAAGATTACCCCGACCTTGTCAAGCAGGGTCTAAAACTCAAAAAAATCGGTAATGATCTGGTAATCCTGCTCGGTGGACGGGAAATCCATCCCATTAGTGTCCGGGTTGGGGGTTTTTACAGGGTCCCGACCAAAAAAGAATTAAGGACGATGGTCGAGCCGCTCAAATGGGCGCTCGAGGCCGCCCTGGAAACGGTCAAAGTTACCGCTACCCTGACTTTCCCCGATCTGGAGCGGGATTACGAGTTTGTTTCCCTGAGTCATCCCGATGAGTACCCCTTCAACGAGGGGCGGGTGGTTTCGAGTAAGGGGATCGATATCGAGGTGAGCGAATTCCTCAATCATTTCGAAGAGATTCATGTGGAACATTCGACATCGCTCCAGGGCAAGGTAATCGAGCGCGATGATTACCTGGCGGGTCCGATGGCGAGGTATTCCAACAATTTCGAGAAACTGACGCCAAAGGCCAAAAAGGCGGCCAAGGAATCCGGACTGGGCAAGGTTTGCAATAATCCGTTCAAGAGCATTATCGTCCGGGCGGTGGAAATGGTTTTCGCCTGCGAGGAGGCCTTACGGATTATCAAGCAGTACGAAATGCCGGAAAAGCCGTATATCGAGGTGCCGCCGCGCGAGGGAATCGGGCACGGGTGTTCCGAGGCGCCGCGCGGGTTATTGTACCATCGCTATAAAATAGACGACGGCGGTAATATTCTGGAGGCCCGGATCATACCGCCGACCTCGCAGAATCAGAAAGCTATCGAGAAAGATCTGTGCGCCTTCGTGGAAAAGAACCTGCATCTTTCCGATGAGAAACTGACCTGGCACTGCGAACAGGCCATCCGCAATTATGATCCCTGCATCTCCTGCTCCTGTCATTTTCTGAAATTGAAAATCGACCGAAGCTGA
- a CDS encoding HypC/HybG/HupF family hydrogenase formation chaperone yields MCLAIPGRIISLDNLEGMMRSGRVDFGGIVKQINLAFVPEAGINDYVIVHAGFAISVLDEEEAARTLEYIAEIKRAEESGDGEG; encoded by the coding sequence ATGTGCCTGGCAATTCCTGGAAGAATAATCAGTCTCGATAACTTAGAAGGTATGATGCGGTCCGGCCGGGTCGATTTCGGAGGGATTGTCAAACAGATCAATCTGGCCTTCGTGCCGGAGGCCGGAATAAATGATTATGTTATTGTCCATGCCGGTTTCGCCATCTCGGTTCTCGACGAGGAGGAGGCGGCTCGAACTCTGGAATATATCGCGGAGATAAAGCGAGCGGAAGAGTCCGGGGACGGCGAAGGATGA
- a CDS encoding oxidoreductase, with amino-acid sequence MARIKKPKIAVWKFASCDGCQLSLLECEEELLAISEAVIIAYFPEATRAIMKGPYDISLVEGSITTPHDAERIHKIRRISKTLITIGACATAGGIQAIRNFKDVKQFIAAVYAHPEYIETLNKSTPIADHVFVDFELRGCPISKFQLVEVINAYLNGRKPNIPNYSVCMECKRKGNVCVMVATGQPCLGPVTQAGCGAICPSYDRGCYSCFGPKETPNTASLAQWFEKLNLSRKDIVRAFRGFNAFAEPFRKESETYEK; translated from the coding sequence ATGGCCAGGATAAAGAAACCAAAAATAGCGGTCTGGAAATTCGCTTCGTGCGATGGCTGTCAATTATCCCTGCTGGAATGCGAGGAAGAACTCCTGGCCATCAGCGAAGCGGTTATTATAGCCTATTTCCCCGAGGCCACGCGGGCGATTATGAAAGGGCCGTATGATATCTCGCTGGTGGAAGGGTCGATCACGACGCCTCACGATGCCGAGCGGATACATAAAATCCGGCGAATTTCGAAAACTCTGATTACCATCGGCGCCTGCGCCACGGCCGGGGGTATCCAAGCCATCCGGAATTTCAAAGATGTGAAGCAGTTTATTGCGGCGGTTTATGCCCATCCTGAATATATCGAAACACTTAACAAATCAACTCCGATCGCCGATCACGTCTTTGTGGATTTCGAACTACGCGGCTGCCCGATCAGTAAATTTCAACTGGTTGAGGTCATCAACGCTTACCTGAACGGCCGCAAGCCCAATATCCCCAATTACAGTGTCTGTATGGAGTGCAAGCGGAAGGGCAATGTCTGTGTCATGGTGGCAACCGGCCAGCCCTGCCTTGGTCCGGTGACGCAGGCCGGGTGCGGGGCGATCTGCCCATCCTATGACAGGGGTTGTTACAGCTGTTTCGGCCCCAAAGAAACGCCCAATACCGCTTCACTGGCCCAATGGTTCGAAAAACTGAATCTTTCCCGGAAGGATATTGTCCGGGCATTCCGCGGATTCAATGCCTTCGCCGAACCATTCCGGAAAGAGAGCGAGACTTATGAAAAGTAA